The Daucus carota subsp. sativus chromosome 7, DH1 v3.0, whole genome shotgun sequence genome window below encodes:
- the LOC108195377 gene encoding GDSL esterase/lipase EXL3, giving the protein MATPAYSFRRCSTMLFLPYVLLFLSTTLTTTAIVQLPSNMSIPAVIVFGDSIGDQGNNNNLTTLIKCNFSPYGKDFKGKFATGRFTNSKTPPDLLAAELGIKELIPAYLDPNLHSKDLPTGVSFASGGTGYDPQTSILASVLGLSDQLKLFKDYIKRLEDSMEKKQAHYIISNSLYLVIAGTDDLANTYFSTGVGRVEYDIGAYTNLMVDSAFNFIKELVKLGARRIGVFSAPPVGCLPAQRTLAGGSLRVCAKDRNEASQLYNSKLSAKIDLFAKKHPHLRVAYVDIYHPLLDIIQHPRNYGIEVVDRGCCGTGDIEVAVLCNPTSPTCLNSSNHLFWDSYHPTEAGYMFLTRRILDENIYKIY; this is encoded by the exons ATGGCCACTCCGGCTTATTCTTTTAGAAGGTGCTCCACTATGTTGTTTCTTCCCTATGTTTTGCTTTTCCTGTCTACTACCTTGACTACTACAGCAATTGTTCAATTACCATCAAATATGAGCATTCCGGCTGTTATTGTGTTTGGAGATTCGATTGGAGATCAGGGCAACAATAACAATCTCACGACACTGATTAAGTGCAATTTTTCCCCTTATGGCAAGGATTTTAAGGGCAAATTTGCTACCGGAAGGTTTACTAATTCAAAGACACCACCAGACCTGCTCG CTGCAGAATTGGGAATTAAAGAACTTATACCAGCTTATTTAGACCCTAATTTACATAGCAAAGATCTTCCTACAGGTGTGAGCTTTGCTTCAGGAGGTACAGGTTATGATCCCCAGACATCAATCTTAGcg TCTGTTTTAGGGTTATCGGACCagctaaaattatttaaagacTACATCAAGAGGTTAGAAGACTCCATGGAGAAAAAACAGGCACACTACATTATAAGCAACAGCCTATATTTAGTAATAGCAGGAACTGATGACCTTGCCAATACCTATTTTTCCACGGGTGTTGGAAGAGTGGAGTATGATATTGGTGCTTATACTAACCTCATGGTTGATTCGGCTTTCAATTTTATTAAG GAATTGGTTAAACTCGGAGCAAGAAGGATAGGTGTATTCAGTGCTCCACCAGTGGGATGTTTGCCAGCACAACGAACTCTAGCAGGGGGGTCACTCAGGGTTTGCGCAAAGGATCGTAACGAAGCATCGCAGTTATACAACTCCAAGCTGTCAgctaaaattgatttatttgcTAAGAAGCATCCCCATTTAAGAGTTGCCTACGTGGATATCTACCACCCTTTACTTGATATCATACAACACCCTCGAAACTAtg GAATAGAAGTTGTTGATCGCGGATGCTGTGGCACGGGAGATATAGAAGTGGCCGTATTATGTAATCCAACATCTCCAACATGCTTAAATAGTTCTAATCATCTATTCTGGGACAGTTACCATCCCACCGAAGCTGGATACATGTTTCTCACGCGCAGAATTCTcgatgaaaatatttataaaatttattaa